The following proteins are encoded in a genomic region of Arachis stenosperma cultivar V10309 chromosome 4, arast.V10309.gnm1.PFL2, whole genome shotgun sequence:
- the LOC130974763 gene encoding BES1/BZR1 homolog protein 2-like — protein MDKELSSVQNPGPSTYFRRDSAAGALSWRFVVHNGTTYRKGCKRPQGEIGGTPVNMSGCSSLQPSPQSSTLLSPVPSYHASPTSSSFPSPSRIDPNLQNPSSFLLPFIHNITSILTKLPPLRISNSASVTPPLSSPTSTSRGSKRKADFEFLSNVSSLNSFRHPLFTVSTPSSPPCRRHQLATSTIPECDESDASTVDSGRWVSFQTTTASAAPPSSTFNLEKPAMQHITLQDSMDTNEGMQWGQVAERGRPSNFVFENGRVKPWEGERIHEAGVDELELTLGCGKA, from the exons ATGGACAAAGA ATTGAGCTCCGTGCAAAATCCTGGTCCTTCCACCTATTTCCGGCGTGATTCAGCAGCCGGAGCGCTGAGCTGGCGGTTTGTGGTCCAC AACGGTACTACCTACCGCAAg GGATGCAAGAGGCCGCAAGGTGAGATTGGAGGAACTCCAGTGAACATGAGTGGTTGTTCTTCACTACAGCCAAGCCCACAGTCATCAACGTTACTAAGCCCTGTTCCTTCCTACCATGCTAGCCCAACTTCCTCATCATTCCCCAGCCCCTCTCGCATCGATCCCAACCTTCAAAACCCCTCTTCATTCCTCCTACCATTCATTCATAACATCACCTCCATCCTCACAAAACTTCCTCCTCTTAGAATATCCAATAGTGCCTCTGTTACCCCTCCTCTTTCTTCTCCAACCTCCACCTCCAGGGGTTCTAAAAGGAAGGCGGATTTCGAATTCCTCTCCAATGTCTCCTCTCTTAATTCGTTCCGCCATCCTCTCTTCACGGTATCCACCCCATCCAGCCCCCCGTGCCGTCGCCACCAATTGGCTACTTCCACTATTCCTGAGTGTGATGAATCTGATGCTTCCACTGTGGACTCTGGTCGTTGGGTTAGTTTTCAGACAACGACTGCCTCAGCTGCTCCTCCATCGTCTACCTTTAACCTTGAAAAACCAGCAATGCAGCATATCACTCTCCAGGATTCTATGGATACGAATGAAGGTATGCAATGGGGCCAGGTTGCAGAGAGAGGAAGACCATCGAATTTTGTCTTTGAGAATGGTAGAGTGAAGCCATGGGAGGGTGAGAGGATACATGAGGCAGGAGTGGATGAGTTGGAACTTACTCTAGGCTGTGGAAAGGCCTGA